Genomic window (Bacillus marinisedimentorum):
AAAACATTGATTATGATGCCATTTCGGGCATCGCTTCAGAAGCAAGGCAAAAGCTGAAAGAAGTACGTCCGCTTTCTGTCGGCCAGGCTTCCCGCATTTCAGGCGTGAACCCTGCTGACATTTCGATTTTGCTTGTGTATATTGAACAGGGAAGAATTGCAAAAGTGTAGGGCTGCATTAATGGGCGGGACAGGTGAGCAGCGCAGCCGCTATACTGCCGCTCACCGCCCGGCCAGCGGCAAAAAAGCCGCCGTGAACGCGGATCTAAGGGAATCAATTACGGATGCCGCACTAGTGCCACTGGTGAAAGCGAGTACCTGAGCTGAAATCAACTGGCGCATTTAACTTGGCCAAGTGTAAAAGAAAAGATACTTTCTTTATGGAGAAAGGATTGAGCCATGAATACGGAACAATTTTCCCAAAAGCTTGAGGAGAAGGGGATATCCCTTTCTCCCAGGCAAATGGAACAGTTTGAAACTTACTACAGCACTCTGGTTGAATGGAACGAAAAAATGAACTTGACCGCAATAACAGACAAAGAAGAAGTTTATCTGAAGCATTTTTTCGACTCAATCACCGCCGCTTTTTATCTCGATTTATCCAGGCCGTTATCAATATGCGACGTGGGGGCGGGAGCGGGATTCCCGAGTATTCCGCTGAAAATCTGTTTTCCTCATTTGCAGGTGACGATTGTCGATTCTCTGAATAAACGGATTCAATTTTTGAACCACCTGGCTGCCAAACTGGACCTGGAAGATGTGGCTTTTTACCATGACCGGGCAGAAACGTTTGCAAAACGGACGGAAATGAGAGAAACTTTTGATATTGTGACTGCAAGAGCGGTAGCAAGAATGTCTGTTTTGAGCGAACTATGTTTACCGCTTGTGAAAAAAGGCGGTATTTTTGCTGCAATGAAAGGAGCCAGTCTTCCTGAAGAGATGGAAGCGGCAAAGATGGCTATAGAAGTGCTCGGAGGGGATACGAGAGAAGTGCAGCATTTCCAGCTCCCTGAAGAAGAGAGTGAACGGTATATTGTCCTGATCGATAAAAAACGCAAGAGCCCAAAGAAGTATCCGCGTAAGCCGGGAACGCCCAACAAGAGTCCGATTGAGTAACTGTTTCACGTGAAACATTTTCGTGCCTGGCAGGAAAAAACAGAACAGATACCGAAATATACTGAGGAGTTACATAAAGGTGGTGTATGGGCATGAAACATCCTTTTTCCAGGTTTTTTGGATTGGGGGAAAAGCAGCAGGAAACAGAGGAACAGAAGGATAGCCATGAACATGAAGAAGTACAGCAATTAAATGTACAGGCTATCATTCCCAATCGCTTTCAGCCCCGGACAGTGTTTATAGATGAAAAAATTGATGAACTTTCCCAGACGATCAAGACACACGGCATTATCCAGCCGATTGTGGTCAGGGAGTATGAGGAAGGACAATATGAAATCATAGCGGGTGAGCGCCGCTGGCGGGCTGTCACCCGATTAGGCTGGGAAACGATTCCTGCTATCATAAAAAATTTGGATGACACCGAAACGGCTTCCGTTGCATTGATTGAAAACCTGCAGCGTGAAGAACTCTCAGCGATTGAAGAAGCGGGTGCATATGCAAAGTTGCTTGAGCTGCACGGACTTACCCAGGAGGCACTGGCACAGCGCCTCGGGAAAGGGCAATCAACAATCGCCAATAAATTAAGGCTGTTGAAGCTGCCTGTTGAAATCCAGGACGCCTTGAAAACAAAGACCATTTCCGAACGGCATGCACGTGCATTAATTATGCTGAAGGACCCTGAAAAACAAGTGAAGATGCTCCAGGAAGTCATCGAGCGGAACTTAAATGTGAAGCAAACAGAAGAAAGAGTCATTAAATTGCTCGAAGGCCCGTCCAAAAAGCCAAAACCGAAGCGGAAAGCGTACAGCAAAGATATGAGAATCGCCTTGAACACAATTCGCCAGTCACTGGATATGGTGAACGACAGCGGTTTAAATGTTGATTCTCAGGAAGAAGAGTTCGAGGATTACTACCAGGTGACCATCAAGATACCGAAAAAATAAAGATTTTTTTGTTGAAACCTATTCTTTTATGGAATAGGTTTTTTGCTGGCTGGGAAAACGGCAGCACTAAAGATAGATTGTCAGTGCGCATCATTTTTTGACTTCTGCCAGCTTTTTTATAGGATTGTTTATCTTCATTCACAAGATTCTTAAAAAAAAATGAAAGCGAAGCAAAATTTCAACCATTTCATGATAAAATAGTGCAAGGGAATGTGGAAAAGACTTTTATACAGCCGTTTGGCGGAGAGGATAGGCTGTTTTACTTCATTGGAGATTTAAAAAATGGGGTCTTACGGTTTTGACTGCGTTTCATTGAGCTTTACAAGAGCCTGAGGATAAGAAGGTTAAGTATGTTGCAAGGTGTCTAGCTCCAGGCGCCAGCGGCTATCATCATAAGCAGCGGCATCAGCGGGAGGGGAGTCCTTCCTGCGCGTGCCCCTGTTTATGCGTACGCCGCAAGGATTCCCTTCGGAAAGGATGGATGCATTCCTGAGGGTACTCCCGCTTATGCGTATGCTGCTAAGCGGGCGCCTTGCGCATTTCTTACGAAGTATGGGGTAGGTGACACCATGGGAAAAGTTATAGCAGTTGCTAATCAAAAAGGCGGCGTAGGGAAAACGACAACGTCGGTGAACCTCAGTGCCTGCCTTGCTTATTTAGGAAGCAGAGTATTACTCGTTGATATTGATCCGCAGGGGAATGCGACAAGTGGTGTCGGGATTGATAAGGCAGACGTTGATGAATGCGTCTACGATGTTCTTGTTGATGATGTGGAAGCCGGCAGTGTAATCAAGACAACCATCGTCGAGAAGCTTGATGTGATTCCTTCCACAATCCAGCTGGCAGGGGCAGAGATAGAACTTGTCTCTACCATCTCCCGGGAAGTAAGACTGAAGCGGGCCCTTGAACAGGTCGAAGATAAATATGATTATGTTATCATTGATTGCCCGCCCTCCCTTGGGCTGCTGACAATAAATGCACTTACTGCTTCCGATTCAGTTATCATTCCTGTCCAGTGTGAGTATTACGCACTTGAAGGATTAAGCCAGCTTTTAAATACCGTCCGTCTTGTACAGAAACATTTGAATAAGGACCTGATGATTGAAGGTGTGCTCCTGACAATGCTTGATGCGAGGACAAACCTTGGCTTGCAGGTTATTGAGGAAGTGAAAAAGTACTTCCAGGATAAAGTATACCGGACCATTATTCCGCGGAATGTCCGGCTGGGTGAAGCACCGAGCCATGGGAAGCCGATTATTTTATATGATCCGAAATCCCGTGGAGCAGAAGTCTATTTAGATTTTGCAAAGGAAGTGATGGCAGGTGGCTAGAGGTTTAGGTAAAGGCCTTGGTGCTTTTTTTAATGATCTGGAAAATTCCGATGAACAAAAAGTGGCGGAAGTCGATATAAAAGAACTGCGGCCGAACCCTTATCAGCCGCGGAAGACGTTTGAAAAAGAATCGATTGACGAGCTGAAGGAATCGATCAAAGAGCATGGGATCCTGCAGCCGCTCATAGTC
Coding sequences:
- the rsmG gene encoding 16S rRNA (guanine(527)-N(7))-methyltransferase RsmG, translating into MNTEQFSQKLEEKGISLSPRQMEQFETYYSTLVEWNEKMNLTAITDKEEVYLKHFFDSITAAFYLDLSRPLSICDVGAGAGFPSIPLKICFPHLQVTIVDSLNKRIQFLNHLAAKLDLEDVAFYHDRAETFAKRTEMRETFDIVTARAVARMSVLSELCLPLVKKGGIFAAMKGASLPEEMEAAKMAIEVLGGDTREVQHFQLPEEESERYIVLIDKKRKSPKKYPRKPGTPNKSPIE
- the noc gene encoding nucleoid occlusion protein, which gives rise to MKHPFSRFFGLGEKQQETEEQKDSHEHEEVQQLNVQAIIPNRFQPRTVFIDEKIDELSQTIKTHGIIQPIVVREYEEGQYEIIAGERRWRAVTRLGWETIPAIIKNLDDTETASVALIENLQREELSAIEEAGAYAKLLELHGLTQEALAQRLGKGQSTIANKLRLLKLPVEIQDALKTKTISERHARALIMLKDPEKQVKMLQEVIERNLNVKQTEERVIKLLEGPSKKPKPKRKAYSKDMRIALNTIRQSLDMVNDSGLNVDSQEEEFEDYYQVTIKIPKK
- a CDS encoding ParA family protein, which encodes MGKVIAVANQKGGVGKTTTSVNLSACLAYLGSRVLLVDIDPQGNATSGVGIDKADVDECVYDVLVDDVEAGSVIKTTIVEKLDVIPSTIQLAGAEIELVSTISREVRLKRALEQVEDKYDYVIIDCPPSLGLLTINALTASDSVIIPVQCEYYALEGLSQLLNTVRLVQKHLNKDLMIEGVLLTMLDARTNLGLQVIEEVKKYFQDKVYRTIIPRNVRLGEAPSHGKPIILYDPKSRGAEVYLDFAKEVMAGG